One Pseudomonadota bacterium genomic window carries:
- a CDS encoding sulfite exporter TauE/SafE family protein, with amino-acid sequence MNFFKQWGEFMMMGARAHAKWELDISNVILRDKKRLVILGLLIIPIILGGFAFAEPLGEALPEFLGGKTAYSPAFFTPTIFVASILIGICAGLITGCIGAGGGFIIAPALMSAGIKGILAVGTDLFHIFAKAIMGSVIHRKLGNISVALGLIFIIGAVAGATTGGVINRVIYDINPILSDAFITIIYVVMLGILGIYSLYDFLQARKSPNAGGDAHGGDSEGMDLGNLPKKIQSYNIPPMITFDEGLVPGGRKISALFLVLSGALVGFCAAIMGVGGGFLTFPVFVYVLGVSSLTTVGTDVFQIIFTAGYAAISQYAIYGFIFYTLAMGMLLGSLLGIQVGAMATKVVKGITIRGFYAMAVLAGFSNRFFALPGKLADIKLITLSKETCKILDMIGNVLFFIVIGFFAVWVISTFFKNIKKLKGEEAL; translated from the coding sequence ATGAATTTTTTCAAGCAGTGGGGGGAATTTATGATGATGGGCGCACGAGCCCACGCAAAATGGGAGCTTGATATCTCAAATGTAATTTTAAGAGATAAAAAAAGGCTTGTGATACTGGGTTTGTTAATTATACCAATTATTCTTGGTGGTTTTGCATTTGCAGAACCGTTGGGAGAAGCTCTTCCGGAATTTCTGGGAGGGAAAACCGCCTATAGCCCGGCTTTTTTTACACCAACTATCTTTGTTGCATCAATACTTATAGGCATATGCGCCGGCCTGATTACAGGATGTATCGGAGCAGGCGGAGGCTTTATAATTGCGCCCGCGCTTATGAGTGCCGGAATAAAAGGTATTCTTGCTGTAGGAACCGATCTTTTTCATATCTTTGCCAAAGCAATTATGGGATCGGTTATTCACAGAAAACTTGGCAATATTTCAGTAGCTCTGGGTCTGATATTTATAATAGGCGCTGTTGCCGGGGCAACAACAGGAGGTGTGATAAACCGTGTTATCTATGATATAAATCCCATATTGAGTGACGCTTTTATCACAATAATATATGTTGTTATGCTCGGTATTCTTGGAATATATTCTCTTTATGATTTTCTTCAGGCAAGAAAATCGCCAAATGCCGGAGGCGATGCCCATGGAGGAGATTCCGAAGGAATGGATCTTGGCAATCTTCCAAAGAAAATTCAGTCATATAATATTCCTCCGATGATTACTTTCGATGAAGGTCTTGTACCCGGAGGACGCAAAATATCGGCTCTTTTTCTTGTATTAAGCGGAGCTCTTGTAGGTTTTTGTGCAGCTATCATGGGTGTTGGTGGTGGTTTTTTAACTTTTCCGGTCTTCGTATATGTTCTTGGGGTATCTTCTCTTACAACAGTTGGAACTGATGTCTTCCAGATTATTTTTACAGCAGGATATGCCGCAATTAGCCAGTATGCAATTTACGGGTTTATTTTCTACACTCTTGCAATGGGTATGCTGCTCGGCTCTCTTTTAGGAATACAGGTTGGAGCCATGGCAACCAAAGTTGTAAAAGGTATAACAATAAGAGGTTTTTATGCAATGGCTGTGCTGGCTGGCTTCAGCAACCGTTTTTTTGCTCTTCCCGGTAAACTTGCGGATATAAAGCTTATTACCCTGTCAAAAGAAACCTGCAAAATACTCGATATGATAGGAAACGTTTTATTTTTTATTGTAATCGGCTTTTTTGCTGTATGGGTTATAAGCACCTTCTTTAAAAATATTAAAAAGCTCAAAGGAGAGGAGGCTTTATAA